The DNA segment ccgtttgaacagtcctgttcgatcggccggtaggctcgatcggctgggccatttgagtggattgtttcttcctctgatgtgtttgtgtatgatggtttgaacttttgaagttttcgttgtagtgtttgagaacactgaagtgttcttacctttcaggtcgatcgatcgaacggtctgttcgatcggccggcttaaccgatcggctaggaacttcagaagtagttctccgcaggatgtcactcgatcgaacagtctgttcgatcggctggcactccatactacgaacgagttgcaaaatcgattaagtgctgaagcatagtatctcatgatctgaagagtaatgtttaccaatcgattaGCATATTCGATGGTACATCacctcgtcaatagcatacttcatgaagttttggaaagtgaaaagtgtggaaccatgtgctagctgatcagctggcccggccgatcggctggtatgtccgatcggctgggctgttccttcgacagcctagccgttcggccagcaattctgacctggtcggcctttcatctaacacttggctgtttgattatttgtcatgattttaaggtattttgacagcgagttaaaccgtagaacgtgggttcttacttgcttcaccggttcggacaggaatcacccaagtccggccggtgaactgtttttttttttgggtaaagggttaccccggtgattctatatattcacaatcAACAAAGCACAAGTAGTGTAGAGAACCTACACTAGTTCAAACATGGgacatgccccatgaaagtaaAACAAGATGAAAAACACATAAACACCACCAAACTGGAAAACAACTAGACTAAACTCTAGCACAAAGCAATCAAAACGACTCAATCAGCCACCATCTTCATGAAGTTTAGCTCCAATGATTCCCCATTCGCCAAGAAGCCTTCGAACATTTTCACAATTCTTTAGCTTCGCTCCCATCAATTTATATCGGACCTGTTGGAAAATAAGATCAATAATAGCTTCTGGTGGTCTCAACTCATTCTTGAATAACCTCGCATTACGTTCTTGCCAAATGAGATACGCAGTGGCGGCTACCAATAATTTCGCAACATAGCTTCCAGCTGATTTCGACATGGACCGAGTTACAAGCCAATTAACAATGTCATCCCACTTAGAAGCAACCGACTCCATACCCGCTTTATGTCTGACTTTGTGCCAAACCTGATCCGAGAATTTACACTCGAAGAACAGGTGGTTATGTGAATCATGATTTGCGTAACAAAGCAAACAGCACATCATGTTCATGTTTTTTCTCCGCGAGATATCCCAGCTTAAAATCTTATCTTGAGTGAGTAACTTACGTCTCATAATAAGCCACATTAAGAACGCATGGCGAGGGATGCATTGACTGAACCAAACAATACGGCACCACTCTACCTCCACCTCTCGATGTCTAAAGGAATCCCAAGCCCGAGCCGTTGAAAACTCATGAAGGTGATCCCCTTGACGCCACAAAAACTTGTCTTCCTTAGCCGGCTGAATAGATCGAGTATCAATCTGATTAAGAGCCGGGAGACGATGTCTCCATTCAATCGGCCAACCCCACGAAGAATTTAACCATAAATCAGCCACCTTGGCATCCAAACTGAAACCCGCATTTGCAATTTGTCTCGGAGTAAAAAATTGAAACAACGGACCTATATTGCTCCACGAGTCGAACCAAGCTGAAGCCGATAAACCATTCCCGATCTCGGCCCAAACAAAACTCCTCATTTCCGGCCGAAGCTGAATAATTTTCCTCCACGACCAGCAACAAGAAGAAGGGGTATTACAAGCCCAGAAACTTTTACCTCGTAACCTGAACgctagtttgatgtttaacccgaaatcggtgaacctcgtagatagaatccgaatcttgaacctcttgactgttagaatgattagttagttggttcgagctccgtttctatcgattttaaggttttgagtgtaaaagagttaaaagaaagttggaaatccttccatgaaaatgttaagattcttacaaatcccagtttgtttatgtggaaatcggttagatctaagctattcacggttgaatgaggccaaagtttgatgttcttcaaggACACCAtaatgacatcacccaagaacacttagatcttgatgatttcacggttagaaatcaagttttgaaagataaaaaggtgtagaatcgtgtaatgacAAAAAAcctacaagaattagagtgaaaacttaccggagttgagagaaatctgagaaaaggtgaagaacaagggctggttcggtcagagctttccaaaagtagaaagagtgacaatgacagggctatttataggctccaaaagaggaaagtggtagccgatcggccaagatctccgatcgaatggtctgctCGAttgaacagcatgttcgatcggctggcctattcGATCAGGGTGTTccctgttcgatcagcaacccttttcgagtgtttcgcgacggttttcgatatttcgatttcgatggacgatgatacgaattcgatagagttcctagtcaaattactttcattcccaactactatatctaacatacaatcatctataagtcacgtttcgatgtcggttccgattgagtttgattgcttttcgagtttcgattcgagttcagattgattcgattgaatgccacacaaaacataaagtaaacacacacaagtaacacataaggcacacacacacgtaagtattaccacaccagtttcgcatagttcgagtctcgagttcgattgatgagtcgattaacttgattattgattgatcaactttatcgcattgttacttcctactattcagagtcataaatcggtcgcattgattaaacattcgatcattttatttagacaacacttactccacatgatacaaaaagtaaaaagaaacattaacagtcaaagaagtcaaagttgacttggactttgactttgactttgacattcgaaaacacggggtgttacagcctccccttgtttagggaatttcgtcccgaaattaggctcgaagctgcacataaCCGTGAGTCGTTTACCAATTTTGCATTTCAGATCTTTACTCAAACAGTTGCGGGTACCTGGCCTTCATGTCGccttcgagttcccaagtgaactccgcgcctcgcttgccttcccatcggaccatcacgatagggatgcgtgagcgcctgagttgcttggtttggcgatccatgatttcgacaggcttttccacgaagtttAAGGTTttgttgacctgaagatcgtcgagcggtacgattagatcatgataagcaaggcattttcggaggttatacacatggaaagtcgggtggacgttactgagttcctccggtagttcgagtctgtaggcaacttttccgatcctttccagaatcttaaaaggtccaacatatcgaggcgctagtttccctttcttgccgaatctgactacacccttccaaggagatacctttaggagtacgtagtcgccaacgtcaaattcaaggggcttgcgtcttctatcggcgtaacttttctgtctacttcgagctttctccaagttgtctcgaatttggtggattttgtcagtcgtttcttgtagaatctcgggaccggttagttgcgagtgaccgatctcgtgccacacaataggcgttcgacatctccttccatacaaagcctcgaatggtgccatttggatgctggcatgatagctattattgtacgagaattcgactaatggcagatgtttgttccaactaccaccaaaatctatgacacacgcccggagcatatcttcaagagtacggatcgttctttcagtctgtccgtcggtttgtggatggaatgcattactcagattaagcgacgtaccaagaaccgcttgaaaagtttcccacaatcgagaagtaaaccgagcatcacggtcagagatgatgtcgcgaggcgtaccatgattacaaatgatctcgtcggtgtagatctgggctagtcgttccaccttatagtcttctcgtatcggcaaaaagtgggctgattttgttagacgatcaactataacccaaatactgtcgtgacctgatggcgtgggcgggagtttcgttatgaaatccatagctatacactcccacttccatataggtatcggcggttgttcgagtaagccagaaggtctttgatgttcagccttgactcttgcgcaagttaagcaacttccaacgtaaagagcgatatcacgtttcatacctggccaccagtacttgtaacgaagatcctggtacattttatcggcaccgggatgaatggaatatcgggagttatgggcttcattcatgataatctttcgcaaatcggtccgtttagggatccaaatttggtccagatagtagaaaatcccatctgatttgcttactaactgagctccatcgtgatagatcctctctttcttcaatgtacgctcgttaaagcaagcatgttaaGCTTCGTGAATAAGGGCttcgaggttatgctgggcttgaacgtttcggatactgagcacataactctttctgctgagcgcgtcggcaaccacattcgccttgcctgggtgataacgaatctcacagtcgtaatcgttgaggagttctacccatcggcgttgacgcatattaagttccctctaattgaagatatgttgtaaactcctgtgatcatggtagattgtacacttagtgccatacaggtagtgtcgccaaatctttaatgcaaagataACTGCGCCTAgttcgaggtcatgggttgtatagttcttctcgtggatcttgagctgccgagatgcgtaagctataaccttgtctcgctgcatgagaacacaaccaagaccaaggttggaagcatcacagtagacaatgaaatcgttgcttccgtcgggcagcgtaagaatcggagcgttgcacagcatgtgcttgagggtttgaaaggcagacgcttgtgcggttccccacacgaaaggcttgtctttatgagtaagagcggtaagcggcacagcgatcttggaaaatccttcaataaatcgtcgataatagcccgctagtccaagaaaagaacgaacttcagacgggttcttaggcgtaatccaacttttgacggcttcaatcttcgcgggatcgacgtgtattccctgactattcacgatgtgacccagaaactaaacctcctctaaccagaattcacacttggagaacttggcatagagttggttcccctgaagtaactcgagaaccaaacgtagatgttgcgcgtgttcggtcttcgatttggaatagattaagacatcgtcaatgaacacgatgacgaaacggtccaAGAAGGGCTTACACATGCGATttatcagatccatgaagaccgcgggtgcgttagttagaccaaaaggctaacaacaaattcgtaatggccatatcgggttcgaaaagcggttttggggatgtcttccttttgaatccgcaattgatgatagcctgaacgtagatcgatcttcgagaaacacttggcaccttgtagttgatcaaataggtcttcgattcgaggcaaagggtatcggttcttgatggttagcttattcaactcccgataatcgatgTACATCTggaacgatccgtccttctttttgacgaagaggactggcgcgcccccaggagaggtgctcgggtgaATAAAGCCTtttacaagtaattcctggagttggtttgagagttcccgcattctggatggagcgagtcgataaggagctttggcgacggggttagctccaggaatgaggtcaatacgaaagtcgatatcacgacttggcggtagtccagggagatcatcagggaacacctgaggaaactcacggaccgctgggacgtctttgacttcggctttctttttcttttccttctccgctactacaatgttggccaagaaggctcggtattccttgcggagatacttgctggcttgaacacatgacatgagcttgagacctttcgacgctgtttcaccgtatacacatagaagatcaccatttgcgagcgagaatcgaatcatcttttcaaagcacacaacttcagcatggttttcgcgaagaaagtccatacctactatgacgtcaaaacttccgagttgcatcggaataaggtcgattggaaagatgtgattgttgagctccaGAGTACAATCACGTAGAACAGAGTTAAcggtgacagttcttccagtagcgacttcgacttcgaatgacgagaacagataagagcgcttacgactaaggagcttctcgaattcaaacgacacaaagcagttatcggctccagtatcaaacaaacatgatgcataaataccattcacaaggaacgtaccattacccacattgttatccgcctgagcctgacgggcattgatgttgaaggttcgagcatgggctgcttgctgctgttgctgaggctgttgttgttgatgctggggctgctggggctcttgcttaagcaccctgtttgggcacctgtttgcaaagtggttaggatcgcCACATGCAAAGCatactcgagcattgaccgcaggtgcttgagctgcttgttggccttgaggggcggggagcagagcttggttgacagtagcttgcactggggcttgacggggaccaaagcgacagttcgcagtgaaatgaccgtaaaggttgcagtgaacgcaaaaacgacaggctagacccactggatgatgatacgagcatgttgggcagagcgggtgagggcctgtgtatgcacgcttcgctggcggtgcgttaatcactggagctgagcggtggtgctgttgctgctgagctggcacaacttgtagaggagcagcagttgttgcggcagcacaactcttgttgctggagctgttgttgttgttgttcttcttccttcttcttgatgacttggagggttgagcagatgagtcggtgggtgctgcggtggtggcttggtgcagagacttggtatgcttatcccaaaagccagacttcactcgcttgtcattgatctcagtgGCGAGTAGGTAACTTTCTTCAAtggttgctggcttggcggcgtgaacaaagtcggctacacaatcgggcagagctcgaatgtacttcttgatggtttgatctggggtcttgacctgatcgggacatatgatgctaagctgcttgaaatgagcagtgagagcagcgttgtctccatccttctgcttgatggtccaaaactcgtcctccagcttttggcgttcatgaggagggcagaattcatcgatcataattgccttcaactctTCCCATGTTAGCTCGGAAGCTGCATCATTTctgcgcttgtttcgttcggccgttcaccagtctagagcacgagactggaagacgcctgttgcgttgagagtgcggagattttcaggacatccgctttgtcgcagagtgacttcgactgagtcgaaccagtgaaacatggcggtagggccatcttctccggtgaactctttgggtccgcatgctttgaactgcttgaagctgaaagcagccttgctagCATCTTTGGGTGCGTCTGTTCGcgattcttcagacgacttgctggcgttttcataaacgttgctcacagcttttgccacgctTTTGGTGATGATAGCGGCAAGACGCTTATCTCTCTTCTCTTGACGAGTcagatggtgtcgggatccagacgacgacatggtctgcaatagacatcgtcacaggactcaacataACGaagtcgaatctcacctcacacgtctagactactaaagcttaggaacacgtcaaaacacatatcacataaacagataagcacataagcacataaccacaggtccacgtaatcacagaagcacataggcacgtagagcacagagtcacataaacacagaagcacacataggcatttaatcacagaggcagttAAGCACGCAGTTCTCCTATAAGCACACAGAGTATTCTGACTACCTCAagatcctatcattcaaagctcgcgtgttgCTCGTATATAGTGATCGCGTGTCGTACTTCGAATAGCATCGTATAGTCTTATAGCGTGTcgaatagtatagtatagtatagccCAACTTAGTTGTATAGTGTAGCATAGCATAGTATCGTCTAGATTGTAACTGAATATcgaattgagatagaatagcaatgcgagtcgtgtgtgttgatctaAACAGCATCAAAATCGATTAATATCCAagatataaacacataaacagataaagcacacataaacacataaaatcaacgagtcatcagagtacacggctgcggttctcagaatcaaaacacataaaattgagaggtagattgtctgcggctactagacatcgactacccaaagcaatccgactattcacagtagacttgtcgtcactttcgacgtTCAGGATcgtgcttctgcctcgattcttgggcattccacacgcattccctaggtcatacttgtgagttcaggtcgttggagtccgtcgaatgcCTTGGTGAGATGAAATAATATTCGGAACAatttgccaaggttagggtttcacccctggcttagcaatttcttccttgttttaagaaaatctaAGGAGAATTTTCCTCAAAatggggatttcactcctgatttggtataattctcctcgtatgTTATTGAGAATATCAGGATAAGCATGAGTAAATGGATAAAATCATCATAAGTCAGGCAATtcagtcgggagtttgcggttttcacacctattcctgactgaatcgctTGGCCTTAAACTGAAAATTCgggtgcagtgatagc comes from the Helianthus annuus cultivar XRQ/B chromosome 4, HanXRQr2.0-SUNRISE, whole genome shotgun sequence genome and includes:
- the LOC110901527 gene encoding uncharacterized protein LOC110901527, with translation MRSFVWAEIGNGLSASAWFDSWSNIGPLFQFFTPRQIANAGFSLDAKVADLWLNSSWGWPIEWRHRLPALNQIDTRSIQPAKEDKFLWRQGDHLHEFSTARAWDSFRHREVEVEWCRIVWFSQCIPRHAFLMWLIMRRKLLTQDKILSWDISRRKNMNMMCCLLCYANHDSHNHLFFECKFSDQVWHKVRHKAGMESVASKWDDIVNWLVTRSMSKSAGSYVAKLLVAATAYLIWQERNARLFKNELRPPEAIIDLIFQQVRYKLMGAKLKNCENVRRLLGEWGIIGAKLHEDGG